A genome region from Arthrobacter agilis includes the following:
- the atpA gene encoding F0F1 ATP synthase subunit alpha, translating into MAELTINAEDVRSALNDFAASYEPGNAERVEVGRVTTASDGIARVEGLPSVMANELLRFEDGTLGLAQNLDTREIGVVVLGDYNGIEEGQEVHRTGEILSVPVGDAFLGRVVDPLGQPIDDLGEIVSEGRRALETQAPGVTQRKSVHEPMQTGLKAIDAMIPIGRGQRQLIIGDRQTGKTAIAVDTIINQRDNWASGDVNKQVRCIYVAIGQKASTIAAVRQTLEDKGALEYTTIVASPASDPAGFKYLAPYAGSAIGQHWMYGGKHVLIVFDDLSKQAEAYRAVSLLLRRPPGREAYPGDVFYLHSRLLERCAKLSDELGAGSMTGLPLIETKANDVSAYIPTNVISITDGQIFLQSDLFNANQRPAVDVGVSVSRVGGAAQVKSMKKVSGTLKLDLAQYRDMQAFAMFASDLDAASRQQLTRGARLMELLKQGQYSPMPVEQQVVSIWAGTNGYLDDVPVEDIRRFESEFLEHLGHKSQILNTLAQTGKLEDSTAEELKTQITDFKQGFFGVGADGFGAGHEEYEAIDAESVEHEKIVRQKR; encoded by the coding sequence ATGGCCGAATTGACCATCAACGCCGAAGACGTCCGCAGTGCGTTGAACGACTTTGCGGCGTCCTACGAGCCCGGAAATGCGGAGCGCGTCGAAGTCGGCCGCGTCACCACCGCCAGCGACGGCATTGCCCGTGTGGAGGGTCTTCCCTCCGTCATGGCCAACGAGCTGCTGCGGTTCGAGGACGGCACGCTCGGACTCGCCCAGAACCTCGACACGCGTGAGATCGGCGTCGTCGTCCTCGGTGACTACAACGGAATCGAAGAAGGCCAGGAAGTACACCGCACGGGCGAGATCCTCTCGGTCCCCGTCGGCGACGCCTTCCTCGGCCGCGTGGTCGACCCCCTGGGTCAGCCCATCGACGACCTCGGAGAGATCGTCTCCGAGGGCCGCCGCGCACTGGAGACCCAGGCACCCGGCGTGACGCAGCGCAAGTCGGTGCACGAGCCGATGCAGACCGGGCTGAAGGCCATCGACGCGATGATCCCGATCGGCCGCGGCCAGCGCCAGCTGATCATCGGTGACCGCCAGACCGGCAAGACCGCCATCGCGGTGGACACCATCATCAACCAGAGGGACAACTGGGCCTCGGGTGACGTGAACAAGCAGGTCCGCTGCATCTACGTCGCCATCGGCCAGAAGGCGTCGACCATCGCCGCCGTGCGCCAGACCCTCGAGGACAAGGGCGCGCTGGAGTACACGACGATCGTCGCGTCGCCCGCGTCCGACCCCGCCGGGTTCAAGTACCTCGCCCCCTACGCCGGTTCGGCCATCGGCCAGCACTGGATGTACGGCGGCAAGCACGTCCTCATCGTGTTCGACGACCTGTCGAAGCAGGCTGAGGCCTACCGTGCGGTGTCGCTGCTGCTCCGCCGTCCGCCGGGACGCGAAGCCTACCCGGGCGACGTGTTCTACCTGCACTCCCGCCTGCTGGAGCGTTGCGCGAAGCTCTCCGACGAGCTCGGTGCCGGTTCGATGACGGGCCTGCCCCTCATCGAGACCAAGGCGAACGACGTCTCGGCCTATATCCCGACCAACGTCATCTCCATCACCGACGGCCAGATCTTCCTGCAGTCGGATCTCTTCAACGCCAACCAGCGTCCCGCCGTGGACGTCGGCGTGTCGGTCTCCCGCGTGGGCGGCGCCGCACAGGTGAAGTCGATGAAGAAGGTCTCGGGCACGTTGAAGCTCGACCTCGCCCAGTACCGCGACATGCAGGCGTTCGCGATGTTCGCCTCCGACCTGGATGCGGCCTCGCGCCAGCAGCTGACCCGCGGCGCACGCCTGATGGAACTGCTCAAGCAGGGCCAGTACTCCCCGATGCCGGTGGAGCAGCAGGTCGTCTCCATCTGGGCCGGGACGAACGGCTACCTGGACGACGTCCCCGTCGAGGACATCCGCCGCTTCGAGTCGGAGTTCCTGGAGCACCTCGGCCACAAGTCGCAGATCCTCAACACGCTCGCCCAGACGGGCAAGCTCGAGGATTCGACGGCGGAGGAGCTGAAGACCCAGATCACGGACTTCAAGCAGGGCTTCTTCGGGGTCGGTGCCGACGGTTTCGGTGCGGGCCACGAAGAGTACGAGGCCATCGACGCCGAGTCGGTCGAGCACGAAAAGATCGTTCGACAGAAGCGCTAG
- a CDS encoding F0F1 ATP synthase subunit delta — translation MAGVSSVSLATVREGLEPRLPGATLALAEDLFGVLAILDSNAGLRRALTDPSRTGKDKAVLVDQLIAGRVSPEAAAVVRDLVNERWANARDIGDALETLAATVVIAVAEQGRGVEGLDQLENELYSFIQVVASNHALQRALSEAQASPESKVTLGLKLVPQAGAAGRLLIAQAVRAPRGLKPAALVHRFLELVAARQQRWIADVSVTRPLTASQLARLESGLNAMYGRELKVNVKVDPSLIGGVRVSVGDEMVDSTVITRLSELRRRLAG, via the coding sequence ATGGCAGGTGTATCGAGCGTCTCCCTGGCAACGGTCCGTGAAGGACTGGAGCCCCGCCTGCCCGGAGCCACCCTGGCCCTGGCCGAGGACCTGTTCGGTGTCCTGGCGATCCTGGACAGCAACGCCGGCCTCCGGCGGGCGCTGACGGATCCCTCGCGTACCGGCAAGGACAAGGCCGTGCTGGTGGATCAGCTCATCGCCGGCCGGGTGTCGCCGGAGGCGGCCGCGGTGGTCAGGGACCTCGTCAACGAGCGCTGGGCCAACGCCCGCGACATCGGTGACGCCCTGGAGACCCTCGCCGCGACCGTCGTCATCGCCGTGGCCGAGCAGGGCCGCGGCGTGGAGGGCTTGGACCAGCTCGAGAACGAGCTGTACTCCTTCATCCAGGTGGTCGCCTCGAACCACGCCCTGCAGAGGGCGCTCTCGGAAGCGCAGGCCTCGCCGGAGTCGAAGGTCACCCTCGGCCTGAAGCTCGTGCCCCAGGCGGGCGCAGCCGGCAGGCTCCTCATCGCGCAGGCCGTGCGTGCCCCGCGCGGCCTGAAGCCCGCAGCACTCGTGCATCGGTTCCTCGAACTCGTCGCCGCGCGCCAGCAGCGCTGGATCGCCGATGTCAGCGTCACCCGTCCGCTGACGGCAAGCCAGCTCGCCCGCCTGGAGTCGGGCCTGAACGCGATGTACGGCCGGGAGCTCAAGGTCAACGTGAAAGTCGACCCTTCACTCATCGGCGGCGTCCGTGTCAGCGTTGGAGACGAGATGGTCGACTCGACCGTCATCACGCGTCTGTCCGAACTCCGTCGCAGGTTGGCGGGATAG
- the atpD gene encoding F0F1 ATP synthase subunit beta, giving the protein MTAQTVEHGTDSVAPGATGRIARVIGPVVDVEFPADAIPAMYNALTTEITLNGVTRLITFETSQHLGDNLVRAISLQATDGLVRGTVVQDTGAPISVPVGDGVKGHIFNVLGKPLDVEESALEITERWPIHRSAPSFASLEGSTEMLETGIKVIDLLTPYIKGGKIGLFGGAGVGKTVLIQEMITRVARNFGGTSVFAGVGERTREGNDLWVEMEEAGVLKDTALVFGQMDEPPGTRLRVALSALTMAEYFRDVQNQDVLLFIDNIFRFTQAGSEVSTLLGRMPSAVGYQPNLADEMGLLQERITSTKGHSITSMQAIYVPADDYTDPAPATTFAHLDATTELSREIASRGLYPAVDPLASTSRILDPQYIGHDHYNTAVRVKQILQKNKELQDIIAILGIDELSEEDKVVVARARRIQQFLSQNTYTAKQFTGVEGSTVSIRDTIEGFSAICNGDLDHIAEQAFFNVGGLDDVERQWAKIQEQTGK; this is encoded by the coding sequence ATGACTGCCCAGACTGTTGAGCACGGTACGGACTCAGTTGCCCCCGGCGCCACCGGCCGTATTGCACGTGTCATCGGCCCGGTTGTCGACGTCGAGTTCCCGGCCGATGCAATCCCCGCAATGTACAACGCCCTCACCACCGAGATCACTCTCAACGGTGTGACCCGCCTGATCACCTTCGAGACGTCGCAGCACCTCGGCGACAACCTCGTCCGCGCGATCTCCCTGCAGGCCACCGACGGACTCGTCCGCGGCACCGTGGTCCAGGACACCGGTGCTCCGATCTCCGTGCCTGTCGGCGACGGCGTCAAGGGCCACATCTTCAACGTCCTCGGCAAGCCCCTCGACGTCGAGGAGTCCGCGCTCGAGATCACCGAGCGCTGGCCCATCCACCGTTCCGCCCCGAGCTTCGCGTCCCTCGAGGGATCGACGGAGATGCTCGAGACCGGCATCAAGGTCATCGACCTCCTGACCCCCTACATCAAGGGTGGCAAGATCGGCCTGTTCGGCGGCGCCGGCGTCGGCAAGACCGTCCTCATCCAGGAGATGATCACCCGTGTGGCCCGTAACTTCGGCGGCACCTCGGTGTTCGCCGGTGTGGGCGAGCGCACCCGTGAGGGCAACGACCTCTGGGTCGAGATGGAAGAGGCCGGCGTCCTGAAGGACACCGCGCTCGTGTTCGGCCAGATGGACGAGCCGCCGGGAACGCGCCTGCGCGTGGCCCTCTCGGCCCTGACCATGGCGGAGTACTTCCGCGATGTGCAGAACCAGGACGTGCTGCTCTTCATCGACAACATCTTCCGGTTCACCCAGGCCGGGTCCGAGGTGTCGACCCTGCTGGGCCGCATGCCCTCGGCCGTGGGCTACCAGCCGAACCTCGCCGACGAGATGGGTCTCCTGCAGGAGCGCATCACCTCGACGAAGGGCCACTCGATCACCTCGATGCAGGCTATCTACGTGCCTGCGGACGACTACACCGACCCCGCCCCGGCCACGACGTTCGCGCACCTCGATGCGACCACCGAGCTCTCCCGCGAGATCGCGTCCCGTGGCCTGTACCCGGCCGTGGACCCGCTCGCCTCGACCTCGCGCATCCTGGACCCCCAGTACATCGGACACGACCACTACAACACGGCCGTCCGCGTCAAGCAGATCCTGCAGAAGAACAAGGAACTGCAGGACATCATCGCGATCCTCGGCATCGACGAGCTCAGCGAAGAGGACAAGGTCGTCGTCGCCCGCGCGCGCCGCATCCAGCAGTTCCTCTCGCAGAACACGTACACCGCCAAGCAGTTCACCGGCGTCGAGGGTTCGACCGTCTCCATCAGGGACACCATCGAGGGCTTCTCGGCGATCTGCAACGGCGACCTCGACCACATCGCGGAGCAGGCGTTCTTCAACGTCGGCGGCCTCGATGACGTCGAGCGCCAGTGGGCCAAGATCCAAGAGCAGACCGGTAAGTAG
- a CDS encoding ATP synthase F0 subunit C, with protein MEVQGSLNLVGYGLSAIGGGIGVGLVFAAYINGVARQPEAQRVLQPIAFLGLALTEALAILGLVFAFVIGA; from the coding sequence ATGGAAGTACAGGGTAGCCTCAACCTCGTTGGATACGGTCTCTCCGCAATCGGCGGTGGTATCGGTGTGGGCCTCGTCTTCGCCGCGTACATCAACGGCGTCGCTCGCCAGCCTGAGGCACAGCGTGTCCTCCAGCCCATCGCCTTCCTCGGTCTGGCACTGACCGAAGCCCTCGCGATCCTGGGCCTCGTCTTCGCCTTCGTCATCGGCGCCTGA
- a CDS encoding F0F1 ATP synthase subunit epsilon — translation MASNAELEVEIVAADHFVWSGAARVVNARTSNGQIGILPGHAPILAILEAGELSVEPVNGERLVVGVDGGFFSVDSNRVVIVADNAKVGGSVTPETV, via the coding sequence ATGGCATCGAACGCTGAACTCGAGGTCGAGATCGTCGCGGCCGACCACTTCGTGTGGTCGGGCGCGGCGCGTGTCGTCAATGCGCGCACAAGCAACGGTCAGATCGGGATCCTTCCCGGCCACGCTCCCATCCTGGCGATCCTCGAGGCCGGTGAGCTCTCGGTGGAGCCCGTCAACGGCGAACGCCTAGTGGTCGGCGTGGACGGCGGCTTCTTCTCGGTCGACTCAAACCGCGTGGTGATCGTGGCGGACAACGCCAAGGTCGGCGGTTCGGTGACTCCGGAAACCGTCTAG
- a CDS encoding N-acetylglucosamine-6-phosphate deacetylase, whose product MALSSGTPTALSGRLVTEAGIIDDGVLRWDGSRIVGVGTGTGDPTALRLPEGFLVLPGLIDLHCHGAGGGDFTSGSDADIEAAATHLHRSGSTTVLASTCAAPIEDLEAAFGRLAAAVQSGLLAGIHAEGPFLSKERNGAHDPAFLLLPTQEDVARLVTAGRGHLTSMTYAPELPGSDVLVYELVMHGVIPSIGHTDSSTEETSAALDLINEELASTGFAGFSGRPTATHLFNAMPAIHHRSPGPVPLLLQRARAGEIAVELIADNVHLHPETVRMAFTIAGAENICLVSDSTAAAGRTSGIYRLGSQEVTVVDDAAVLTATGTLAGGAGSLLDVVRCAVGAGVGIVDALRAATSVPAGVLGLADEVGSLRSGLRADALVVSPDLELKGVLRAGRWVLPLDLDGA is encoded by the coding sequence ATGGCCCTCTCCAGCGGAACGCCCACTGCCCTGTCCGGACGCCTGGTGACCGAAGCGGGGATCATCGACGACGGCGTGCTCCGCTGGGACGGCTCCCGCATCGTCGGGGTCGGCACGGGCACCGGCGACCCCACCGCCCTGCGGCTGCCCGAGGGCTTCCTCGTCCTCCCGGGGCTCATCGACCTGCACTGCCACGGCGCCGGCGGCGGCGACTTCACGTCCGGTTCCGACGCCGACATCGAGGCGGCCGCGACGCACCTCCACCGCAGCGGCTCGACGACGGTGCTCGCCAGCACGTGCGCCGCACCGATCGAGGACCTCGAGGCCGCCTTCGGCAGACTCGCCGCAGCAGTGCAGTCAGGGCTGCTGGCAGGCATCCATGCCGAGGGCCCGTTCCTGTCGAAGGAGCGCAACGGCGCGCACGACCCCGCCTTCCTCCTCCTGCCGACGCAGGAGGACGTGGCGCGCCTCGTCACCGCGGGCCGGGGACACCTGACCTCCATGACCTACGCCCCCGAACTGCCGGGAAGCGACGTCCTCGTCTACGAACTGGTGATGCACGGCGTCATCCCGTCCATCGGGCACACCGACAGCTCCACGGAGGAGACCAGCGCCGCCCTCGACCTCATCAACGAGGAACTCGCCTCCACGGGGTTCGCGGGCTTCAGCGGCAGGCCCACGGCCACGCACCTGTTCAACGCGATGCCGGCCATCCATCACCGCTCCCCCGGCCCCGTGCCCCTGCTCCTGCAACGGGCCCGCGCGGGCGAGATCGCCGTCGAGCTCATCGCGGACAACGTACATCTCCACCCGGAGACGGTCCGCATGGCCTTCACGATCGCCGGGGCGGAGAACATCTGCCTCGTCAGCGACTCGACCGCCGCGGCGGGACGTACGTCGGGGATCTACCGGTTGGGGAGCCAGGAGGTCACGGTGGTGGACGACGCCGCCGTGCTGACGGCCACGGGGACACTGGCGGGTGGCGCCGGAAGCCTGCTCGACGTGGTGCGCTGCGCGGTCGGGGCAGGGGTGGGCATCGTCGACGCCCTGCGCGCCGCGACCTCCGTCCCCGCGGGCGTCCTGGGACTGGCCGACGAGGTGGGCAGTCTGCGCAGCGGCCTCCGCGCGGACGCTCTGGTGGTCTCCCCCGACCTCGAGCTGAAGGGTGTGCTCCGTGCCGGGCGGTGGGTCCTGCCGCTCGACCTCGACGGCGCCTGA
- a CDS encoding F0F1 ATP synthase subunit gamma encodes MGAQIRVYRQKIASTTSTRKIFKAMELIATSRIGKARTRVAAAQPYANAITRAVSAVSSQSEIDHPLTTEHGEVRRVAVLVMTSDRGLAGSYSASALKQAEGLFEAFRTEGKEIQAYLIGRKAQSYFDFRGRDYEKVWTGGTDAPEFETAREVGEALLSTFLKDYEDGGVDEIHVVYTKFRSMVVQEPSVVRLLPLEVVDEQVPQDGDLLPLYEYEPEPEQVLDALLPRYIESRIFAAMLQAAASELAARQRAMKSAGDNATELIKKYTRLRNTARQAEITQELSEIVAGADALNAS; translated from the coding sequence ATGGGAGCCCAGATCCGGGTCTACCGCCAGAAGATCGCCTCGACCACGTCGACGCGGAAGATCTTCAAGGCGATGGAGCTGATCGCGACGTCTCGCATCGGCAAGGCACGTACGCGTGTCGCAGCGGCCCAGCCGTATGCCAACGCGATCACCCGGGCCGTCTCGGCCGTGTCGTCGCAGTCGGAGATCGACCACCCCCTCACCACCGAGCACGGTGAGGTGCGGCGCGTCGCCGTCCTGGTGATGACGTCCGACCGCGGCCTCGCCGGCTCGTACTCGGCCAGTGCCCTGAAGCAGGCGGAGGGCCTGTTCGAGGCGTTCCGCACCGAGGGCAAGGAGATCCAGGCCTACCTCATCGGCCGCAAGGCGCAGTCGTACTTCGACTTCCGCGGGCGCGACTACGAGAAGGTCTGGACGGGCGGCACCGACGCTCCCGAGTTCGAGACCGCCCGCGAGGTCGGCGAGGCGCTCCTGTCCACCTTCCTCAAGGACTACGAGGACGGCGGCGTGGACGAGATCCACGTGGTCTACACGAAGTTCCGCTCCATGGTGGTCCAGGAACCGTCGGTCGTCCGCCTGCTCCCGCTGGAGGTCGTCGACGAGCAGGTGCCGCAGGACGGCGACCTGCTGCCCCTTTACGAGTACGAGCCGGAGCCCGAGCAGGTCCTGGACGCGCTGCTGCCCCGGTACATCGAGTCCCGGATCTTCGCGGCGATGCTGCAGGCCGCTGCCAGCGAGCTCGCCGCCCGGCAGCGTGCGATGAAGTCCGCCGGCGACAACGCGACGGAGCTCATCAAGAAGTACACGCGCCTGCGCAACACCGCCCGCCAGGCGGAGATCACCCAGGAGCTCTCGGAGATCGTGGCCGGCGCGGACGCGCTGAACGCCTCCTGA
- a CDS encoding F0F1 ATP synthase subunit B, translating into MLNAAIMAADEASSPLAPNWWEFLVTLVGFAVLMFIVIKFVMPAFEKTFAERTAAIEGGIAKAEAAQAEANAALTEYKQQLVDARTEANRIREEARAEGAQILAELKEKAAAESARISEQAHVQIEAERQAAVVSLRAEVGTLATDLASRIVGESLADDARSSRVVDRFLADLETSSHGAASDRAGAAK; encoded by the coding sequence ATGCTTAACGCAGCAATCATGGCGGCGGACGAGGCCTCGAGCCCGCTCGCACCGAACTGGTGGGAGTTCCTCGTAACTCTGGTCGGCTTCGCCGTGCTGATGTTCATCGTCATCAAGTTCGTCATGCCGGCATTCGAGAAGACCTTCGCCGAGCGCACCGCCGCCATCGAAGGTGGCATCGCGAAGGCGGAGGCCGCCCAGGCGGAAGCCAACGCGGCGCTGACCGAGTACAAGCAGCAGCTTGTGGACGCTCGTACCGAGGCGAACCGTATCCGGGAGGAAGCACGCGCCGAAGGCGCCCAGATCCTCGCGGAGCTCAAGGAGAAGGCCGCCGCGGAGTCCGCGCGCATCTCCGAGCAGGCCCACGTCCAGATCGAGGCCGAGCGCCAGGCCGCAGTGGTCTCGCTCCGCGCCGAGGTCGGGACCCTGGCCACGGATCTCGCCAGCCGGATCGTCGGCGAGTCCCTCGCCGATGACGCCCGCTCGTCGCGCGTCGTCGACCGCTTCCTCGCGGACCTCGAGACCTCGTCGCACGGTGCCGCTTCGGATCGTGCAGGTGCAGCGAAGTAA
- the atpB gene encoding F0F1 ATP synthase subunit A → MIALALPAATTEEGFVAPTIEDTHYRDILPWGDAYGVWFDPGFGKQMLMVILSVVLIAAFFLVASRRGQLVPGKMQFLGESAYGFVRNSIGKDIIGGRDFLKYVPWLFTAFFFVLVNNIFGAIPFLQLPSFSHPGSAYAIAAIFYLLWVGIGLKKHGLRYFKLAVVPSGVPWYILPIVVPIEIISNFIVRPVTHSLRLFATMLAGHLIVTLAGSAIEYMVSTGNILLQGTSVLVLVGAVAMYMLEALIMVLQAYVFTLLAAIYIEGALHADAH, encoded by the coding sequence TTGATCGCGCTTGCGCTCCCGGCCGCAACTACCGAAGAGGGATTCGTAGCCCCGACGATCGAGGACACCCACTACCGGGACATCCTCCCCTGGGGTGACGCCTACGGAGTCTGGTTCGACCCCGGCTTCGGCAAGCAGATGCTCATGGTCATCCTGTCCGTGGTCCTCATCGCCGCCTTCTTCCTCGTCGCCTCCCGGCGCGGCCAGCTCGTCCCCGGCAAGATGCAGTTCCTGGGGGAGTCGGCCTACGGATTCGTCCGCAACTCCATCGGCAAGGACATCATCGGCGGCCGGGACTTCCTGAAGTACGTGCCCTGGCTCTTCACCGCCTTCTTCTTCGTGCTGGTGAACAACATCTTCGGTGCCATCCCGTTCCTGCAGCTGCCGAGCTTCTCGCACCCGGGCAGCGCCTACGCCATCGCGGCGATCTTCTACCTCCTCTGGGTCGGCATCGGCCTGAAGAAGCACGGCCTGCGGTACTTCAAGCTGGCCGTCGTCCCGTCGGGCGTGCCCTGGTACATCCTGCCGATCGTCGTGCCGATCGAGATCATCTCGAACTTCATCGTCCGGCCGGTCACCCACTCGCTGCGACTCTTCGCCACGATGCTCGCCGGCCACCTCATCGTGACCCTCGCCGGCTCCGCCATCGAGTACATGGTCTCCACGGGCAACATCCTCCTGCAGGGCACCAGCGTGCTGGTCCTCGTCGGCGCCGTGGCGATGTACATGCTCGAGGCGCTGATCATGGTCCTCCAGGCCTACGTCTTCACGCTGCTCGCCGCGATCTACATCGAAGGCGCTCTGCACGCCGACGCCCACTGA
- a CDS encoding DUF2550 domain-containing protein: MEALGVTFICLAVVFGLLVLVIAAFLLRRYQLGRALGTFDASIRFPPRGWRVGVCRYTDKHLEWLSLLSLSPIPKFRFLRSSLEVTGWRAATEAERAGIQPGAIIVHMAYEGKPFHLAMKYDVYAGLSSWIEAGPVIGIGTWR; the protein is encoded by the coding sequence GTGGAGGCTCTCGGTGTGACGTTCATCTGCCTTGCGGTCGTCTTCGGCCTGCTCGTGCTCGTGATCGCCGCCTTCCTCCTCCGCCGCTATCAGCTGGGCCGAGCGCTCGGCACCTTCGACGCCTCCATCCGCTTCCCTCCCCGGGGATGGCGGGTGGGGGTTTGTCGTTATACGGACAAGCACCTCGAATGGCTCAGCCTCCTGTCGCTGAGCCCCATCCCCAAGTTCCGCTTCCTCCGCAGCTCCCTGGAGGTCACCGGCTGGCGTGCGGCCACCGAGGCGGAGCGCGCGGGGATCCAGCCGGGGGCGATCATCGTCCACATGGCCTACGAGGGCAAGCCCTTCCACCTCGCGATGAAGTACGACGTCTACGCGGGCCTCTCCTCCTGGATCGAGGCCGGACCGGTCATCGGCATCGGCACCTGGCGCTAG